In the genome of Ruficoccus amylovorans, one region contains:
- a CDS encoding sodium:solute symporter family transporter → MGFINLNLPDLIVLIVYFGATLALGAWFSRKNTNTEEYFLGGRSFPGWALGLSLLGTSMSSVTFIAYPADGFKTTLVRLALVLMFPVAAAFGAYVVLPFFRRGTITSPYEYLARRYGRSISSYAAMIFLLLQVIRVSSILYLVSLIFQSVMGLPFLVCILIAGGVTALYTVGGGFDAVIWTDVLQTLTLVLGALLMVGIVAFLAPEGLSGLIQVAYEHGKFSFSKDLNPVTGQIEPLAYGFSLQNKTFLMLFIVGIVQFLNGQFEQTSIQRWCSAKSAKEARKAIAVVALSSLPVWAGFMMVGTMLWAYFYLHPNPIVTEMLNGTRKAEEIVPYFITHYVPAGLAGLIIAGALAAAMSSLSSSINAVGMVWVRDIYKPLFANEKSDKHYLLVGFIASAVVSLLMIAGAWLLYRAEVKTLNDLAIILANVCGGGMLAVFMFGVFTRRGNAKAIWVALVVNAFVVSWIIMGTRGLLPERFSLPIHIYYSSLVGNVLTFAIVWVASLLFKPSPNKDFTNLTFWDQDKTPLV, encoded by the coding sequence ATGGGGTTCATAAATTTAAACCTGCCCGACCTGATCGTCCTGATCGTTTATTTTGGTGCAACATTGGCGCTGGGAGCCTGGTTCTCGCGCAAGAACACCAATACGGAGGAGTACTTTCTGGGAGGACGTTCGTTCCCGGGCTGGGCGTTGGGATTAAGCCTACTGGGGACCAGTATGAGTTCCGTTACCTTCATTGCCTATCCGGCCGATGGATTCAAAACAACGCTGGTACGCCTGGCGCTGGTCCTCATGTTTCCGGTCGCAGCAGCATTTGGCGCCTATGTCGTTCTGCCTTTTTTCCGGCGCGGGACCATCACCTCACCCTATGAATACCTTGCTCGACGCTACGGGCGTTCTATCTCCAGTTATGCCGCGATGATTTTTCTGCTGCTGCAGGTGATTCGAGTCAGCAGCATCCTTTATTTAGTGTCTCTTATTTTTCAGTCGGTGATGGGACTGCCGTTTTTAGTATGCATTCTGATCGCAGGTGGCGTTACTGCGCTGTACACCGTCGGCGGTGGTTTTGATGCCGTTATCTGGACAGATGTGCTGCAGACCCTTACGTTGGTCCTAGGGGCTTTATTGATGGTCGGTATCGTTGCATTTCTGGCCCCGGAGGGCCTGAGTGGCCTGATCCAAGTCGCCTATGAGCACGGTAAATTCTCTTTTTCCAAGGACTTGAATCCGGTGACTGGGCAAATCGAGCCACTGGCCTATGGATTCTCCCTACAAAACAAAACGTTTCTAATGCTGTTCATCGTTGGGATCGTACAGTTCCTGAATGGACAGTTTGAGCAAACCTCCATCCAAAGATGGTGCTCCGCCAAGTCAGCCAAAGAGGCCCGTAAGGCAATTGCCGTTGTGGCCCTGAGCTCGCTGCCTGTTTGGGCGGGGTTCATGATGGTAGGGACAATGCTGTGGGCCTACTTCTATTTGCACCCGAATCCCATCGTTACAGAGATGCTGAACGGGACCCGGAAGGCGGAGGAAATCGTTCCCTATTTTATTACCCATTATGTCCCCGCCGGACTGGCCGGACTGATCATTGCCGGAGCCTTGGCAGCAGCTATGTCGTCGCTGAGTTCAAGCATCAATGCAGTCGGAATGGTATGGGTGAGAGATATCTACAAACCTCTATTCGCGAATGAAAAAAGCGACAAACACTATCTGCTTGTCGGGTTCATTGCCTCAGCCGTGGTCTCATTGTTGATGATTGCTGGGGCCTGGTTGCTTTACCGTGCCGAAGTCAAGACGCTGAACGATCTGGCAATCATTCTGGCCAATGTCTGTGGCGGAGGGATGTTGGCCGTATTTATGTTCGGAGTCTTTACACGAAGGGGGAATGCCAAGGCGATATGGGTCGCACTTGTCGTCAACGCCTTTGTCGTCTCGTGGATAATCATGGGAACGCGTGGGCTTCTCCCCGAGCGTTTTTCTCTCCCCATACATATTTATTACAGTTCGCTGGTGGGGAATGTTTTAACTTTTGCCATCGTCTGGGTGGCTAGTCTGCTTTTCAAACCATCTCCTAATAAAG